One genomic segment of Flavobacteriaceae bacterium includes these proteins:
- a CDS encoding Arc family DNA-binding protein, translating to MAKKKAFALRINEDMLNAIEKWADDEFRSTNGQIEWMLAQSLKNAKRDCKKKNK from the coding sequence ATGGCAAAAAAAAAGGCATTTGCTTTGCGAATTAATGAAGATATGCTCAACGCTATAGAAAAATGGGCCGACGATGAATTTCGATCAACCAATGGTCAGATTGAATGGATGCTGGCACAATCATTAAAAAATGCCAAAAGAGATTGTAAAAAGAAAAATAAATAG